A genomic region of Caenorhabditis elegans chromosome V contains the following coding sequences:
- the nlp-70 gene encoding uncharacterized protein (Confirmed by transcript evidence): MSVSRPLNLAILSILVGLLYLSACTCAPSVSAHHLGLRLKKWYEWNNDMEITKKWYDWQNVPHALQQKRQPFETSDYIIE, translated from the exons ATGTCCGTATCACGACCACTCAACTTGGCCATTCTGTCGATTCTCGTGGGGCTGTTGTACTTGAGTGCTTGCACGTGTGCACCGTCCGTCTCGGCTCACCATTTGGGGCTCCGTTTAAAAAAGTGGTATGAGTGGAACAATGATATGGAAATTACGAAGAAATG GTACGACTGGCAAAACGTGCCCCATGCACTTCAACAAAAACGGCAACCCTTTGAGACTTCAGACTATATCATCGAATAA
- the lgc-26 gene encoding Acetylcholine receptor-like protein cup-4 (Confirmed by transcript evidence), with protein MILLRLISIGVLINFHFGNAASQSTDERKLEAQLLKGYNSKVRPVKVESTVTQVAVYLNIAHVEKVDEHEQTALVHGHLMASWTDEYLKWERKATNISTLSIASSKLWQPALQLYNSARGNSWSLYLTGLPAIVYNTGKVWSRGTFSFFVTCQFDFTNWPYDQQSCPIVITDWVYGLGQVNLSDPATAAGYGKPTIRLSYDPIDETNKRHVGGWEVIDSWKKHCYWGPKGCLDAEPDGNPDWYWSLLEFGITLKRHLPYFSLTIVMPMVSTSLMILLGFWIENFDFNVFLITLNIALQATYGSNILSRMPPGSGRTPKIVHLYSIGLLISAFQVVLIVMSNFLRVRLPSHYEFDFGYDITEIPKKFGLTRFFTTKGLSFDPQELLNPAQLTSEAEIQKEASTSIGISNPLAESGSDTDLLINLPKNSEADLSERSETLGMPDSEKTQKESQKKMRKLEIQLLHIKRFAFFFVIFVYLFAILLVLAT; from the exons ATGATACTCCTACGGTTAATTTCGATTG gtgttctgataaattttcatttcggGAATGCGGCATCTCAATCTACTGACGAAAGGAAGCTGGAAGCTCAGTTGCTGAAGGGGTATAATAGTAAAGTTCGGCCGGTGAAAGTTGAGTCCACTGTGACACAAGTCGCAGTTTACCTGAATATTGCACATGTGGAGAAAGTG GACGAACATGAGCAAACCGCACTGGTTCATGGACATCTCATGGCATCCTGGACCGATGAATACCTGAAATGGGAGCGTAAGGCGACAAATATTAGTACTCTTTCAATTGCATCCTCCAAGCTCTGGCAACCTGCTCTACAGCTGTACAATAG TGCTCGAGGCAATTCGTGGAGCCTTTATTTGACCGGGCTTCCCGCAATTGTGTACAATACGGGTAAAGTTTGGAGCAGAGGCACCTTTTCGTTCTTTGTGACGTGTCAGTTTGATTTCACAAATTGGCCTTATGATCAGCAG TCTTGCCCTATCGTCATTACGGATTGGGTGTACGGTTTGGGCCAGGTGAACCTAAGTGATCCGGCAACTGCGGCTGGATATGGAAAACCAACGATTCGTCTGAGCTACGATCCGATCGATGAGACTAATAAGCGGCATGTTGGAG gttggGAAGTTATAGACTCTTGGAAAAAGCACTGCTACTGGGGACCTAAAGGATGCTTGGACGCTGAACCAGACGGGAACCCGGATTGGTATTGGTCACTACTGGAATTTGGAATCACTTTGAAACGGCATCTTCCGTATTTTAGTCTGACAATTGTAATGCCCATG gtatCAACATCACTGATGATTCTCTTAGGCTTCTGGatcgaaaatttcgatttcaacGTCTTCCTTATCACTCTCAACATAGCATTGCAAGCAACCTACGGATCCAACATACTCAGCAGAATGCCGCCAGGAAGTGGGCGCACTCCTAAAATTG TCCATCTCTATTCAATTGGGCTTTTGATAAGCGCGTTTCAAGTTGTGCTGATTGTGATGAGCAACTTCCTAAGAGTACGGCTCCCGTCACACTATGAGTTCGATTTTGGATATGATATtacagaaattccaaaaaagtttgggcTAACCAGATTTTTCACTACGAAAGGGCTGTCTTTTGATCCACAGGA ACTCCTTAACCCTGCCCAACTCACATCTGAAGCTGAGATTCAAAAGGAGGCAAGCACATCAATCGGAATTTCAAACCCTCTTGCCGAATCAGGCTCTGACACCGACCTACTGATTAACCTACCGAAAAACTCAGAGGCCGATCTTTCTGAACGCTCAGAAACATTGGGAATGCCGGATTcggaaaaaactcaaaaagagtcacaaaaaaagatgagaaaacTTGAGATTCAACTTCTTCACATCAAGCgttttgctttcttttttgtaattttcgtTTATCTCTTTGCCATTTTGCTTGTACTTGCTACttga